Proteins co-encoded in one Acidovorax sp. 69 genomic window:
- a CDS encoding nuclear transport factor 2 family protein, whose translation MSDPRFDAVAAVLQEYFDGLCHSDTQRLRRVFHPQAVYACATAEPAVILRMEEYFPIVDQRPSPASRGETVQERILSIEFAGPVTALAKVECAILPKHFTDLLTLIWVDGRWQIIAKVFHYELDR comes from the coding sequence ATGAGTGACCCGCGCTTTGACGCAGTCGCCGCCGTGCTGCAGGAGTATTTCGACGGCCTGTGCCACAGCGATACACAGCGCCTGCGCCGCGTGTTCCATCCGCAGGCGGTCTATGCCTGCGCCACGGCCGAGCCTGCGGTGATCCTGCGCATGGAGGAATATTTCCCCATCGTGGACCAGCGTCCCTCACCCGCCAGCCGGGGCGAGACGGTGCAGGAGCGCATCCTGTCGATCGAGTTTGCCGGGCCGGTGACGGCCCTGGCCAAGGTGGAGTGCGCCATCCTGCCCAAGCACTTCACCGACCTGCTCACGCTGATTTGGGTGGACGGGCGCTGGCAGATCATCGCCAAGGTGTTTCACTACGAGCTGGATCGCTGA
- a CDS encoding exodeoxyribonuclease III yields MFKLTSLNLNGIRSATSKGVESWMAATRPDCICVQEVKAQAPDIADRFERLADLQGHFHFAQKKGYSGVGIYTRHEPSDIVIGYGSEEFDAEGRCVELRFDTPARKLSIISAYFPSGSSGEERQLAKFRFLAEFHPHLMRLKAGREFILCGDINIAHQQIDLKNWRSNQKNSGFLPEERAWMTKLLHTTDEGGGIIDVYRQLQPAATDTAYTWWSNRGQAYANNVGWRLDYHLATPALAALARTESIYKGEKFSDHAPITVDYEFRL; encoded by the coding sequence TTGTTCAAGTTAACCAGCCTCAATCTCAATGGCATCCGCTCGGCCACAAGCAAAGGCGTGGAAAGCTGGATGGCAGCCACGCGGCCGGATTGTATTTGTGTGCAGGAAGTGAAGGCGCAGGCGCCCGACATAGCCGACCGCTTTGAACGGCTTGCCGACCTGCAGGGCCATTTCCACTTTGCCCAGAAAAAGGGCTATTCAGGCGTAGGGATCTATACCCGGCACGAGCCCTCAGACATAGTGATTGGCTATGGATCCGAAGAATTCGATGCAGAAGGCCGCTGCGTAGAGTTGCGCTTTGACACCCCCGCCCGCAAGCTGTCCATCATCAGCGCCTACTTTCCCAGCGGCTCCTCGGGCGAAGAGCGCCAGTTGGCCAAGTTCCGCTTCCTGGCCGAGTTTCACCCCCATCTCATGCGCCTGAAAGCCGGGCGCGAATTCATCCTGTGCGGTGACATCAACATTGCGCACCAGCAAATAGATCTTAAAAACTGGCGCAGCAACCAGAAGAACAGTGGCTTTTTGCCCGAAGAACGCGCCTGGATGACAAAGTTGTTGCACACAACTGATGAAGGCGGCGGCATCATAGACGTTTACCGTCAGTTACAACCTGCCGCAACCGACACCGCCTACACCTGGTGGAGCAACCGCGGACAGGCCTATGCCAACAACGTGGGTTGGCGGCTGGACTACCACCTGGCCACGCCCGCGCTCGCGGCATTGGCGCGCACTGAATCCATTTACAAGGGCGAGAAATTCTCAGACCACGCACCGATCACGGTGGACTACGAATTCCGTCTATGA
- the pyrE gene encoding orotate phosphoribosyltransferase codes for MVDVGAQTSEQGQLAQDFVRFAVESGVLRFGEFKTKAGRLSPYFFNAGLFDDGLKMGRLAEFYAKALLASGIEFDMVFGPAYKGIPLAATVAVELARQGRNVPFAYNRKEAKDHGEGGTLVGAPLKGRVLIVDDVMSAGTAARESIAIIRAAGATPHAVAIALDRQEKATENGQDVDHSAVQYVRHQLGMQVCAIARLADLLLYLEQNGEEGMRSHHEKVLAYRQRYGVNER; via the coding sequence ATGGTGGATGTTGGCGCGCAAACCTCTGAACAGGGCCAGCTGGCGCAGGATTTTGTCCGTTTTGCCGTCGAGTCGGGCGTGCTGCGTTTTGGTGAATTCAAGACCAAGGCCGGACGCCTGAGCCCTTATTTCTTCAATGCGGGGCTGTTCGACGACGGCCTCAAGATGGGCCGGCTGGCGGAATTCTATGCAAAAGCCTTGTTGGCCAGCGGCATTGAATTCGACATGGTCTTTGGCCCCGCCTACAAGGGTATCCCTCTGGCCGCTACCGTGGCGGTGGAGCTGGCGCGGCAGGGGCGCAACGTGCCTTTTGCCTACAACCGCAAGGAGGCCAAGGACCACGGCGAGGGCGGCACGCTGGTGGGGGCCCCGCTCAAGGGCCGGGTGCTGATCGTGGATGACGTGATGTCGGCTGGCACCGCCGCCCGCGAGTCCATCGCCATCATCCGCGCCGCGGGTGCCACGCCCCATGCGGTGGCGATTGCGCTGGACCGGCAGGAAAAAGCCACAGAGAATGGTCAAGACGTGGACCACAGCGCTGTGCAGTATGTGCGCCATCAATTGGGCATGCAGGTGTGTGCCATTGCGCGTCTGGCAGACTTATTGCTCTACCTTGAGCAAAATGGGGAAGAGGGGATGCGTTCCCACCACGAAAAAGTGCTGGCCTACCGCCAGCGTTATGGAGTCAACGAGAGGTAG
- a CDS encoding DUF4124 domain-containing protein has translation MSKSAWIMGGVLLATLGAEFAWAQPQGSGGGIYTCVDRNGRRLTADRPIQECLDREQRELGPSGIVRRQIGPSLTEQERAAQDAQRRKEAEARSREIEERRRERVLTARYPDKATHDAERAVAIQLVDDVTATAEKRIVELRQQQKAFDVEMEFYKRDPSKAPMVLRRKIAENEDSIAEQQRFIAGQDQEKRRVHQRFDTELAQLRKLWDAQRQPVSTIAPASEAASSGAR, from the coding sequence TTGAGCAAATCGGCGTGGATCATGGGCGGGGTTCTGTTAGCCACCCTCGGCGCCGAGTTTGCGTGGGCGCAACCGCAAGGGTCAGGCGGTGGCATCTATACCTGTGTGGACCGCAATGGGCGCCGGTTGACCGCTGATCGCCCCATCCAGGAATGTCTGGACCGCGAGCAGCGTGAACTCGGGCCTTCGGGCATCGTGCGTCGGCAGATTGGCCCGTCGCTGACTGAGCAAGAGCGCGCGGCCCAGGATGCGCAACGCCGCAAAGAGGCCGAGGCGCGCAGCCGTGAGATAGAGGAGCGCCGCCGTGAACGCGTGCTGACCGCCCGCTATCCCGACAAGGCGACCCACGATGCCGAGCGTGCTGTGGCCATTCAATTGGTCGACGATGTGACGGCCACCGCAGAAAAGCGCATTGTTGAACTCAGGCAGCAGCAAAAGGCCTTCGACGTGGAGATGGAGTTCTACAAGCGGGACCCGAGCAAGGCACCCATGGTGTTGCGCCGGAAAATCGCCGAAAACGAAGACAGCATTGCCGAGCAGCAACGCTTTATCGCGGGCCAGGACCAGGAAAAGCGGCGCGTACACCAGCGCTTTGATACCGAGTTGGCCCAATTGCGCAAGCTGTGGGACGCTCAGCGCCAGCCTGTATCAACCATTGCTCCCGCCAGCGAAGCGGCCTCTTCAGGCGCACGCTGA
- a CDS encoding GspE/PulE family protein, translating into MWNQISTPHPTVGKARHLGEALVHAGLLAMPALVEGLQAQQLERNGGVQRPIGQILVDRGALTQEQLRGVIATWLGEYTVHPGDITPEASALALIPRAVAERESVLPLIAREDALVVLMADPWDRVLIDEMRFLTQRRLIPLKAAPGTLMPAIHKAYRTHPSDPGGATPGVRATSQELATNLNNVAPDADAEQADVISESDNTLVRLINSVIDEAISHRASDIHIETEPAPHNVRIRLRIDGDLMPYLELPARYRFAMVARIKIMASMDISEHRKPQDGKIDFARFGGPPVELRVVTVPTSRGLEDVVLRLLAGAKPLPLENIGLSQPNLVALRAVVQKSYGLVLVCGPTGCGKTTTLHSVVRDINTAGRKIWTAEDPIEITQEGLRQVQVNPRIGWTFAAAMRTFLRADPDVIMIGEMRDEETARIAIEASLTGHLVLSTLHTNSAPESIARLLEIGLDPFNFSDSLLAILAQRLVRRLCVACREPRLADHDTLLGLASQYLDSGTNNSPEAREAQVARWRQQHGGEQGELHLWRHVGCTKCEGHGYHGRLGIHELMMSDETIRQHIRHRAPASDIRHSALAAGMLTLRQDGIEKVLQGLTDMSEVVAATNL; encoded by the coding sequence TTGTGGAACCAGATATCCACCCCTCACCCCACGGTAGGCAAGGCACGCCACCTGGGCGAGGCCCTGGTGCATGCAGGCCTGCTGGCCATGCCAGCACTTGTCGAGGGTTTGCAGGCACAGCAACTGGAGCGCAACGGCGGGGTCCAGCGGCCCATCGGCCAGATTCTGGTGGACAGGGGCGCGCTGACGCAGGAACAGCTCAGGGGCGTCATTGCCACCTGGCTGGGTGAGTACACCGTACACCCCGGCGACATCACGCCAGAGGCGTCGGCCCTCGCACTCATCCCACGTGCAGTGGCCGAGCGCGAATCGGTCTTGCCCCTGATTGCCCGCGAAGACGCTCTGGTGGTGCTCATGGCAGACCCCTGGGACCGCGTGCTGATTGACGAAATGCGCTTTCTGACCCAGCGGCGCCTGATCCCGTTGAAGGCGGCGCCGGGAACGTTGATGCCAGCCATTCACAAGGCCTATCGCACGCATCCCTCCGACCCTGGCGGGGCCACGCCGGGCGTGCGGGCCACCTCACAGGAGCTGGCCACCAACCTGAACAACGTTGCGCCCGATGCCGATGCCGAGCAGGCCGACGTGATCAGCGAATCGGACAACACCCTCGTGCGGCTCATCAATTCGGTGATCGACGAGGCGATCAGCCACCGCGCGTCCGACATCCACATCGAGACGGAACCCGCCCCCCACAACGTTCGCATCCGGCTGCGCATCGACGGCGACCTCATGCCCTACCTGGAACTGCCTGCGCGCTACCGCTTCGCGATGGTCGCTCGCATCAAGATCATGGCGAGCATGGACATCTCGGAGCACCGCAAGCCCCAGGACGGAAAGATCGACTTCGCCCGCTTCGGCGGCCCACCGGTCGAACTGCGCGTGGTGACCGTGCCCACCTCACGCGGCCTGGAAGACGTGGTGCTGCGCCTGCTGGCGGGCGCCAAACCCCTGCCGCTGGAGAACATCGGCCTGAGCCAGCCCAACCTTGTGGCCCTGCGCGCCGTGGTGCAGAAGAGCTACGGCCTGGTGCTGGTGTGCGGCCCCACAGGCTGCGGCAAGACGACCACGCTGCACTCGGTGGTGCGCGACATCAACACCGCAGGCCGCAAGATCTGGACGGCCGAAGACCCCATCGAGATCACCCAGGAGGGCCTGCGCCAAGTGCAGGTGAACCCCCGCATCGGCTGGACTTTTGCCGCTGCCATGCGCACCTTTTTGCGCGCCGACCCCGACGTCATCATGATCGGCGAGATGCGTGACGAAGAGACCGCGCGCATCGCCATCGAGGCCTCACTCACCGGCCACCTGGTGCTGTCCACGCTGCACACCAACTCGGCGCCCGAGAGCATTGCGCGGCTGCTTGAAATTGGCCTGGACCCGTTCAACTTCTCGGATTCGCTGCTCGCCATCCTGGCCCAGCGGCTGGTGCGTCGCCTCTGCGTGGCCTGCCGCGAGCCGCGTCTGGCCGACCACGACACGCTGCTGGGCCTGGCATCGCAGTACCTGGACAGCGGCACCAACAACTCCCCCGAGGCCCGCGAGGCACAGGTGGCGCGCTGGCGCCAGCAGCACGGCGGCGAACAGGGCGAGCTGCACCTGTGGCGCCATGTGGGCTGCACGAAGTGCGAGGGCCACGGCTACCACGGCCGGCTCGGCATCCACGAGCTGATGATGAGCGACGAGACCATCCGCCAGCACATCCGCCATCGGGCCCCGGCCTCCGACATCCGTCACTCGGCACTGGCTGCGGGCATGCTCACACTGCGCCAGGACGGTATCGAGAAAGTGCTGCAGGGGCTGACCGACATGTCGGAAGTGGTCGCGGCGACCAACCTGTGA